In Helianthus annuus cultivar XRQ/B chromosome 9, HanXRQr2.0-SUNRISE, whole genome shotgun sequence, the following are encoded in one genomic region:
- the LOC110918936 gene encoding uncharacterized protein LOC110918936, with protein MSGRLDLTQGQLTALIKERIAEALAIQSGSQPVHPQTRMGTFKAFLECKPPTFDGTGGAISLLHWIRRIEYTFEESESPASKRVEYATGMLQGKAYSWWNAQVQMLGLADANAILWSDFKDWIKEEFCHLDDILELEIEYYDLKMEGSEIEAYTKRSNDLAALCPNMSQPM; from the coding sequence atgagtggacgtctCGACTTGACCCAGGGTCAGCTGACGGCCTTGATTAAGGAACGGATTGCTGAAGCCTTAGCAATCCAATCAGGGAGTCAACCTGTGCACCCTCAAACACGCATGGGCACCTTCAAGGCGTTCCTAGAATGCAAACCCCCCACTTTCGATGGCACTGGAGGGGCAATCAGCCTTCTACACTGGATCCGAAGAATCGAATATACATTCGAAGAAAGTGAAAGCCCTGCCAGCAAACGAGTAGAGTACGCTACTGGCATGTTGCAAGGGAAAGCGTattcttggtggaacgcacaagttcaGATGCTCGGGTTGGCAGACGCGAATGCCATCCTCTGGAGCGACTTCAAGGATTGGATTAAGGAAGAATTCTGCCACCTGGACGATATTCTGGAACTGGAAATAGAGTATTATGatttgaagatggaaggatcagagattgaggcgtacacAAAGAGGTCCAACGACTTGGCTGCCTTATGTCCTAACATGTCGCAAcccatgtag
- the LOC110917754 gene encoding uncharacterized protein LOC110917754 isoform X2 produces the protein MPPRRETRNSGRRNGGRPNEPDPNIVAAITQAFTAMLPALVQAVRGPDPNPNPNPNPNPNPNPNPNPNPNPNPNPNPNPNPNPNPNPNPNGVIGDWLDKFIKQKPRSFTKATTPIVARDWIAHIEKIFRALGVGDEFKSRLASYKLEEDAQTWWEGVLEERGGDPFVENLPWADFRTIFFEKYFNSVDKSSYTREYHNIRQRNDEPLSDFTDRFYRLVGFLGSAAGTPEEQAEKYQWAVCDRIRRAIIQSTFPTVAEAAKAAKKVDMENKEFLGGSNNNRKRNRDEYRTPFTSESSQAPTRNNQNNMGNRSSGRNNRPWQGRSQNQGQTKPYQPPTQAQPVNQKGNQNPTQSPVCNHCNKRHPGICRRLTGACLKCGDMGHKINECPKAGNRPTDTTRGAAVPPTTGGRVFSLTAGEAANAPGTQGKRGNV, from the exons ATGCCTCCTCGTCGTGAGACACGCAACTCTGGTCGTCGTAATGGTGGTAGACCAAATGAGCCTGATCCAAATATCGTAGCTGCTATCACTCAGGCCTTTACTGCTATGTTGCCTGCACTTGTTCAGGCCGTACGTGGTCCTGATCCGAATCCTaatccaaaccctaaccccaatcctaatccaaaccctaaccccaatcctaatccaaaccctaaccccaatccaaatccaaatccaaatccGAACCCTAatccaaacccaaacccaaacggTGTAATTGGGGATTGGCTAGATAAGTTCATAAAACAGAAACCGAGATCTTTCACAAAGGCAACCACTCCAATTGTAGCAAGGGATTGGATTGCTCATATCGAGAAAATATTTCGGGCGTTAGGAGTTGGTGATGAATTTAAATCAAGGTTAGCATCGTATAAACTCGAAGAAGATGCGCAAACTTGGTGGGAAGGTGTATTGGAGGAAAGAGGAGGAGACCCATTTGTGGAGAATTTACCTTGGGCAGATTTTCGTACTATTTTCTTTGAGAAATATTTTAACAGCGTGGATAAGAGTTCTTACACACGAGAGTATCACAATATCCGTCAGAGGAATGACGAACCACTTTCTGACTTCACTGATCGGTTTTATCGACTAGTTGGATTTCTCGGGTCAGCTGCTGGAACACCAGAGGAACAAGCAGAAAAATATCAATGGGCAGTTTGTGATCGAATTCGTAGAGCAATCATCCAGTCAACGTTCCCCACTGTTGCAGAGGCCGCTAAGGCTGCCAAAAAGGTTGATATGGAGAACAAAGAATTTTTGGGTGGTTCGAATAATAATAGGAAGAGAAATAGAGACGAATACCGCACTCCGTTCACTAGTGAGTCGTCTCAAGCACCTACTCGAAATAATCAAAACAATATGGGGAATAGGTCATCGGGAAGGAATAATAGACCATGGCAGGGAAGGAGCCAAAATCAGGGTCAGACCAAACCCTACCAGCCACCAACCCAAGCTCAACCCGTAAACCAGAAAGGTAACCAGAACCCTACCCAGTCTCCAGTGTGTAACCATTGCAACAAGCGTCACCCAGGCATCTGTCGTCGACTTACTGGGGCTTGCCTTAAGTGTGGAGATATGGGGCATAAGATTAATGAATGCCCAAAGGCTGGTAACCGACCAACTGATACCACTAGGGGAGCTGCTGTGCCACCTACTACGGGAGGGCGTGTTTTCTCATTGACTGCAGGGGAAGCTGCTAATGCTCCAG GTACTCAGGGAAAGCGGGGAAACGTGTGA
- the LOC110917754 gene encoding uncharacterized protein LOC110917754 isoform X1 gives MPPRRETRNSGRRNGGRPNEPDPNIVAAITQAFTAMLPALVQAVRGPDPNPNPNPNPNPNPNPNPNPNPNPNPNPNPNPNPNPNPNPNPNGVIGDWLDKFIKQKPRSFTKATTPIVARDWIAHIEKIFRALGVGDEFKSRLASYKLEEDAQTWWEGVLEERGGDPFVENLPWADFRTIFFEKYFNSVDKSSYTREYHNIRQRNDEPLSDFTDRFYRLVGFLGSAAGTPEEQAEKYQWAVCDRIRRAIIQSTFPTVAEAAKAAKKVDMENKEFLGGSNNNRKRNRDEYRTPFTSESSQAPTRNNQNNMGNRSSGRNNRPWQGRSQNQGQTKPYQPPTQAQPVNQKGNQNPTQSPVCNHCNKRHPGICRRLTGACLKCGDMGHKINECPKAGNRPTDTTRGAAVPPTTGGRVFSLTAGEAANAPGHHIIQERR, from the exons ATGCCTCCTCGTCGTGAGACACGCAACTCTGGTCGTCGTAATGGTGGTAGACCAAATGAGCCTGATCCAAATATCGTAGCTGCTATCACTCAGGCCTTTACTGCTATGTTGCCTGCACTTGTTCAGGCCGTACGTGGTCCTGATCCGAATCCTaatccaaaccctaaccccaatcctaatccaaaccctaaccccaatcctaatccaaaccctaaccccaatccaaatccaaatccaaatccGAACCCTAatccaaacccaaacccaaacggTGTAATTGGGGATTGGCTAGATAAGTTCATAAAACAGAAACCGAGATCTTTCACAAAGGCAACCACTCCAATTGTAGCAAGGGATTGGATTGCTCATATCGAGAAAATATTTCGGGCGTTAGGAGTTGGTGATGAATTTAAATCAAGGTTAGCATCGTATAAACTCGAAGAAGATGCGCAAACTTGGTGGGAAGGTGTATTGGAGGAAAGAGGAGGAGACCCATTTGTGGAGAATTTACCTTGGGCAGATTTTCGTACTATTTTCTTTGAGAAATATTTTAACAGCGTGGATAAGAGTTCTTACACACGAGAGTATCACAATATCCGTCAGAGGAATGACGAACCACTTTCTGACTTCACTGATCGGTTTTATCGACTAGTTGGATTTCTCGGGTCAGCTGCTGGAACACCAGAGGAACAAGCAGAAAAATATCAATGGGCAGTTTGTGATCGAATTCGTAGAGCAATCATCCAGTCAACGTTCCCCACTGTTGCAGAGGCCGCTAAGGCTGCCAAAAAGGTTGATATGGAGAACAAAGAATTTTTGGGTGGTTCGAATAATAATAGGAAGAGAAATAGAGACGAATACCGCACTCCGTTCACTAGTGAGTCGTCTCAAGCACCTACTCGAAATAATCAAAACAATATGGGGAATAGGTCATCGGGAAGGAATAATAGACCATGGCAGGGAAGGAGCCAAAATCAGGGTCAGACCAAACCCTACCAGCCACCAACCCAAGCTCAACCCGTAAACCAGAAAGGTAACCAGAACCCTACCCAGTCTCCAGTGTGTAACCATTGCAACAAGCGTCACCCAGGCATCTGTCGTCGACTTACTGGGGCTTGCCTTAAGTGTGGAGATATGGGGCATAAGATTAATGAATGCCCAAAGGCTGGTAACCGACCAACTGATACCACTAGGGGAGCTGCTGTGCCACCTACTACGGGAGGGCGTGTTTTCTCATTGACTGCAGGGGAAGCTGCTAATGCTCCAG GTCACCATATTATTCAAGAGAGGCGCTAG